In Azotosporobacter soli, a genomic segment contains:
- a CDS encoding P-II family nitrogen regulator translates to MQKMTKIDIITRPGKLEELKEELNTIGVTGMTVSQIFGCGLQKGHTEVYRGKEYNINLLPGVKIEIVVCEVPVEKVVSTVKRVCRTGKVGDGKIFVYPIENAVRIRTGEEGDIAILDPTDLKK, encoded by the coding sequence ATGCAAAAAATGACCAAGATCGATATCATCACTCGTCCCGGTAAGCTTGAGGAATTGAAAGAAGAACTGAACACGATCGGCGTAACTGGCATGACGGTCAGCCAGATCTTCGGCTGCGGTTTGCAAAAAGGTCACACCGAAGTCTATCGCGGCAAGGAGTACAACATCAACCTCCTGCCCGGCGTCAAGATTGAAATCGTCGTCTGCGAGGTACCGGTGGAAAAAGTCGTAAGCACGGTAAAGCGCGTCTGCCGCACCGGCAAGGTCGGCGACGGCAAGATCTTCGTCTACCCGATTGAAAACGCGGTCCGCATCCGCACCGGCGAAGAAGGCGACATCGCCATCCTCGACCCGACCGATCTGAAAAAATAA
- a CDS encoding NAD(P)/FAD-dependent oxidoreductase, translating to MKKSYDVAIIGAGPAAVFAAYELLVKAPDLKVIMVESGHDIYRRSCPIGEKKVTHCIKCVPCDIMRGFGGAGAFSDGKYNFTTEFGGWLNEFISNKEVEELIDYVDSINLEYGAPKEFFTTKNSTLRNKALNYDLHLLQAKVRHLGTENNLHILKCLFEFLKVRMTMLFDVAVDTFSRVEDGFQLQLKDGSSVDCRHLIAAPGRAGAEWFSAECRKHGLSVFNNQVDVGVRVEIPAEVFEHITDEVYEAKLVYRTKQYGDLVRTFCMNPKGYVVAENTDGIITVNGHSYRDEALHSKNTNFALLVSNRFTEPFNEPHQYGKRIASFSNMLGGGVLVQRFGDLIKGRRTNEHRLSQSFTRPTLAATPGDLSLVLPKRHLDNLIEMIYALNKVAPGMANDDTLLYGVEVKFYSSRLKLTRELETEIPDMYGIGDGAGVTRGLSQASASGVHVARVILGRMGKL from the coding sequence ATGAAAAAAAGCTATGATGTTGCCATTATCGGAGCGGGCCCGGCCGCGGTATTCGCCGCGTACGAACTGCTGGTCAAGGCGCCGGATTTAAAAGTGATCATGGTCGAGTCCGGGCATGACATTTATCGCCGCAGCTGTCCGATCGGCGAAAAAAAAGTAACGCATTGCATCAAATGTGTTCCCTGTGATATCATGCGCGGCTTTGGCGGCGCCGGCGCTTTCTCCGACGGAAAATACAACTTCACGACTGAATTCGGCGGCTGGCTGAACGAATTCATTTCTAATAAAGAAGTGGAAGAACTGATTGACTATGTCGATTCCATCAACCTGGAATACGGCGCACCAAAAGAATTCTTCACCACGAAAAACAGCACGCTGCGCAACAAGGCGCTCAACTACGACCTGCACCTCTTGCAGGCCAAGGTACGCCATCTGGGCACGGAAAACAATCTGCACATTTTAAAATGCCTCTTCGAATTCCTGAAAGTCCGCATGACGATGCTCTTCGATGTGGCCGTGGATACGTTTTCGCGCGTGGAAGACGGTTTTCAACTGCAGCTGAAAGACGGCAGCAGCGTCGATTGCCGCCATTTGATCGCCGCACCGGGTCGGGCGGGTGCGGAGTGGTTTTCCGCCGAGTGCCGCAAGCACGGGCTGTCGGTATTCAACAACCAGGTTGACGTCGGCGTCCGGGTCGAGATCCCGGCGGAAGTATTCGAGCATATCACCGATGAGGTATATGAGGCGAAACTGGTCTACCGCACGAAGCAGTACGGCGATCTCGTGCGCACGTTCTGCATGAATCCGAAAGGCTACGTCGTCGCAGAAAATACCGACGGCATCATCACCGTAAACGGGCATAGCTACCGTGACGAAGCGCTGCACAGCAAAAACACCAACTTTGCGCTGTTGGTCAGCAACCGCTTCACCGAACCGTTCAACGAACCGCATCAATACGGCAAGCGAATCGCTTCGTTTTCCAACATGCTGGGCGGCGGCGTGCTGGTGCAGCGTTTTGGCGACCTGATTAAAGGACGACGCACGAACGAACACCGCCTCTCGCAAAGCTTCACCCGTCCGACGCTCGCGGCGACGCCGGGCGATCTCAGCCTGGTACTGCCGAAACGTCATTTGGACAACTTGATCGAAATGATTTATGCGCTGAACAAGGTTGCGCCGGGGATGGCCAATGACGACACCTTGTTGTACGGCGTCGAAGTGAAATTCTACAGCTCGCGTCTAAAACTGACGCGTGAACTGGAAACTGAAATCCCCGATATGTACGGCATCGGCGACGGTGCGGGCGTGACGCGCGGCTTGTCGCAGGCCAGCGCGAGCGGCGTCCACGTCGCGCGCGTGATCCTCGGACGGATGGGGAAATTGTAA
- a CDS encoding response regulator → MAKVMIVDDALVMRKTLSSILGQMGHTVISEVSSGAQAVAEYEKLKPDVVTMDLNMPGMDGVKAIETIMERFPEARILVISALGQKHMVFNAIEKGAKNYLVKPITMDKLSAVMASVVKG, encoded by the coding sequence ATGGCTAAGGTAATGATTGTCGATGACGCATTGGTCATGCGCAAGACGCTGTCGAGCATACTCGGGCAGATGGGGCATACGGTCATCAGTGAGGTCTCAAGCGGTGCGCAGGCCGTTGCGGAATATGAAAAGCTGAAGCCGGATGTTGTGACGATGGATCTGAATATGCCCGGCATGGATGGCGTCAAAGCGATCGAAACGATCATGGAGCGCTTTCCGGAAGCGCGTATCTTGGTCATCAGCGCACTGGGGCAAAAACACATGGTCTTCAACGCGATTGAAAAAGGCGCGAAAAACTATCTGGTCAAACCGATCACGATGGATAAATTGTCGGCCGTGATGGCAAGCGTGGTTAAAGGCTAA
- a CDS encoding NAD(P)/FAD-dependent oxidoreductase: MGEQEKKNRPHVVIVGAGFGGVRVARGLAKADVDITLIDRHNYHLFQPLLYQVATAGLSVDDIAYPVRAIFKEQKNVNFRMAEVTGLDHDSKCVLTNTGRICYDHLVVAVGGATNYFGMEGVETYGFGMKNLDEAVSIRNHVLKMFELASHEPDIDKRRAMLTFVVVGGGPTGVESAGALSELIYHVLDHEYHNLNFKEARIALVEASDKLLASMPQELQEATLETLIRKRVEIRLCVQVTDYDGQRMTLKGGEVIPTHTLIWAAGVRSVPLLDKLGLEQASMRRAVVNEFLQATGKPEVFVIGDAAHFVQDGRPLPMIAPVAIQQAAHVAKSIKGLLKGKAITEQKPFAYKDVGNMATIGRNAAVVHVGSIKIKGFWAWAFWSLVHILRLIDFRNKMVVFMKWMWDYFVYERVVRIITRQ, translated from the coding sequence ATGGGAGAACAAGAGAAAAAAAACAGGCCTCATGTCGTGATTGTCGGGGCCGGATTTGGCGGTGTACGCGTTGCGCGTGGCCTGGCCAAAGCCGACGTGGACATTACATTGATTGATAGGCACAATTACCATTTGTTTCAGCCGTTGCTGTACCAGGTCGCGACCGCGGGGTTATCGGTCGACGACATTGCCTATCCGGTGCGCGCGATCTTCAAAGAGCAAAAGAACGTAAACTTCCGCATGGCCGAAGTAACGGGGCTCGACCATGACAGCAAATGCGTCCTGACCAATACCGGACGCATCTGTTACGACCATCTGGTCGTTGCGGTAGGCGGCGCGACCAACTATTTCGGCATGGAAGGCGTCGAGACCTATGGTTTCGGCATGAAAAACCTTGATGAAGCGGTCAGCATCCGCAACCATGTCCTGAAAATGTTTGAATTGGCCAGTCACGAGCCGGATATCGACAAGCGGCGCGCGATGCTGACCTTCGTCGTGGTCGGCGGCGGCCCGACCGGCGTCGAGTCCGCCGGTGCGCTCTCCGAACTTATCTATCACGTGCTGGATCATGAATACCACAACCTGAACTTCAAAGAAGCGCGTATCGCGCTTGTGGAAGCATCCGATAAACTGCTGGCGTCGATGCCGCAGGAACTGCAGGAAGCCACGCTCGAAACGCTGATTCGCAAACGGGTCGAGATCCGTCTTTGCGTCCAGGTTACCGACTACGATGGCCAGCGCATGACGCTCAAAGGCGGCGAAGTCATCCCGACGCATACGCTGATCTGGGCCGCCGGTGTGCGTTCCGTACCGCTCTTGGACAAGCTCGGCCTCGAACAGGCCAGCATGCGTCGCGCCGTGGTCAACGAATTTTTACAGGCGACCGGCAAGCCGGAAGTCTTCGTCATCGGCGATGCCGCGCATTTCGTCCAGGACGGCCGTCCGCTGCCGATGATTGCGCCGGTCGCGATCCAACAGGCTGCGCATGTCGCCAAATCGATCAAGGGTCTGTTAAAAGGCAAAGCGATCACGGAACAAAAACCGTTTGCATACAAAGACGTCGGCAACATGGCCACGATCGGCCGCAACGCCGCGGTCGTCCACGTCGGTTCGATCAAAATCAAAGGCTTCTGGGCCTGGGCCTTTTGGTCGCTGGTTCACATCCTGCGTCTGATCGACTTCAGAAACAAAATGGTTGTCTTCATGAAATGGATGTGGGATTACTTCGTATACGAACGCGTCGTGCGCATCATCACGCGTCAATAA
- a CDS encoding DUF1653 domain-containing protein: MQTGLYRHYKGKDYRVLGVARHSETQEELVVYQALYGEGGLWVRPKAMFLEMVVLDGVRVPRFAKVPE, encoded by the coding sequence ATGCAGACAGGATTGTATCGGCATTATAAAGGAAAGGATTACCGCGTGCTCGGCGTCGCTAGGCACAGCGAAACGCAGGAAGAATTGGTCGTGTATCAGGCGCTATACGGCGAAGGCGGTTTGTGGGTTCGGCCGAAGGCGATGTTCCTGGAAATGGTCGTGCTCGATGGCGTGCGCGTGCCGCGCTTTGCCAAAGTGCCGGAGTAG
- a CDS encoding CHASE4 domain-containing protein — protein sequence MKVRRKTVIILGGIMLGLFLLLAGLSHELILGRFKALERENAHADMERALRILETRLEDLAGVALDNGKWDESYSFVMEPNEKYINDVVGDTSAAYRLDVWLMLDNEGRFVYGKAFAAAERREIALPDELLGKMRLADGGPLPQSGGSGVVLLPKGPLLIGYHPITHSDGQGQAAGLLVVGRYLQGALLEDFSRQLQVPVSLEMNETATLASESEERFLLREEPERLQGQIAIAALAQRGELLLKLQLPRKISRQGEQAFQYFLGGMFLVSVVAIALILWLLEQTVLRRLLTLTRQVEEIKRQEDCWKRLPEEGKDELTRLAVAVNGMLTMLEESFQRVQASNNALGNLLNNAGQGILMFGESLRVHPAYSVECLRFFPGAIAQQDVCQLLYPGQSAHEQEERAFLARAIRQIFREEDMERRDVFLSLLPEEIVLRNMTLELKYKVILRLENGSPVMVMMLILTDVTEKRQLEQQFQLEHNVLKMVIASKLNYNDLSECVQEYRQFCRRELKSVFGPGALTEKRLAELLHYIHTFKGKFAQFHLLRIVEELHHLEQRLADLRERGAGDREYQALLSGETMLTWLEDDIRVLKRFLGERFFAAAELLSVSKQELLAIEKRILQNMSKFDCQWLLPLIRKLRYKPFRDLLASYPEYVATMAERLGRPVAPMLIEGGDNLVNPQYYRAFSNTLVHVIKNALEHGLEEPLERAKSGKGEAGAIQCRIKVRDGFLLVAVSDDGRGLDLERIKERALQTGMYDATALASLDEQALTQLIFRDDFSTRQVVTSLSGRGIGLAAVKKEVDKLGGRIEVMTKWGSGTTFQFFLPLDRQDAPPQISWDAVMRPLAEAARDFWRGHVCLEQVYAENFSLTQGGLQLEEMSAFIAVKGVLQGTFILSANRLFLQSLSGGLQPEVLAGLAENETWEGLVAESANVILGNSLALFPANLKSILIDTPVTITQLRGGWLNYPHREIWSYRISSEEKLLTIHFVSLESNPIDLA from the coding sequence ATGAAGGTGCGACGCAAGACAGTCATCATTCTTGGCGGCATCATGCTCGGGTTGTTTTTACTGCTGGCGGGGCTGTCCCATGAATTGATCCTGGGGCGCTTTAAGGCGCTCGAAAGGGAGAATGCTCACGCCGATATGGAACGGGCGTTGCGGATACTGGAGACGCGTCTCGAGGATCTGGCTGGCGTTGCGCTTGACAATGGAAAATGGGATGAGAGCTATTCGTTTGTCATGGAGCCGAATGAAAAATACATCAATGACGTCGTCGGCGATACCTCGGCAGCGTATCGGCTCGATGTCTGGCTGATGCTCGATAACGAAGGACGTTTCGTTTACGGCAAGGCGTTTGCCGCCGCAGAACGCCGCGAAATAGCGTTGCCAGACGAACTGCTTGGCAAAATGCGTCTGGCGGATGGAGGACCGTTGCCGCAGAGCGGAGGATCGGGCGTGGTCTTACTACCCAAGGGGCCTCTTTTGATCGGCTATCATCCGATTACGCATTCTGACGGTCAGGGGCAGGCGGCAGGGCTGCTGGTGGTCGGCCGTTATCTGCAGGGTGCGTTGCTGGAGGATTTTTCTCGCCAGCTGCAAGTGCCGGTTTCCTTGGAAATGAACGAGACGGCGACGCTGGCGTCAGAGAGCGAGGAAAGGTTTTTACTGCGCGAAGAGCCGGAGCGGCTGCAGGGGCAGATTGCCATCGCTGCGTTGGCGCAGCGCGGCGAGCTTTTGCTCAAGCTGCAGCTGCCGCGCAAGATATCACGTCAGGGCGAGCAGGCGTTTCAATATTTTCTGGGCGGGATGTTCCTTGTCTCCGTTGTTGCGATCGCCCTGATCCTTTGGCTGCTCGAGCAAACCGTGCTGCGCCGTTTGCTGACGCTGACGCGTCAGGTTGAGGAAATCAAGCGGCAGGAAGATTGCTGGAAGCGCCTGCCGGAAGAGGGCAAGGATGAATTGACCCGTCTGGCCGTTGCCGTCAATGGCATGCTGACGATGCTCGAAGAATCGTTTCAGCGGGTGCAGGCGAGCAATAATGCGCTGGGGAATCTTTTAAACAACGCTGGGCAGGGCATCTTGATGTTTGGCGAAAGCTTGCGGGTGCATCCGGCTTACAGCGTGGAATGTTTGCGCTTCTTTCCCGGCGCGATTGCGCAGCAGGATGTCTGCCAACTGCTTTATCCGGGGCAAAGCGCTCATGAGCAGGAGGAGCGGGCTTTCTTGGCGCGCGCGATCCGGCAGATTTTTCGCGAAGAAGATATGGAACGGCGCGATGTCTTCCTGTCGTTGCTGCCGGAGGAAATCGTCCTGCGCAATATGACGCTCGAGCTGAAGTATAAGGTCATACTGCGCCTGGAAAACGGCTCTCCGGTGATGGTGATGATGCTGATCCTTACCGATGTCACGGAAAAACGGCAGTTGGAGCAACAGTTTCAATTGGAACACAACGTGCTCAAGATGGTGATTGCCTCCAAACTTAACTATAATGATCTGTCGGAATGCGTCCAGGAATATCGCCAGTTTTGCCGGCGCGAACTGAAAAGCGTTTTTGGCCCGGGAGCGTTAACGGAAAAACGCTTGGCCGAACTGCTGCACTACATCCATACGTTTAAAGGCAAGTTCGCGCAATTTCATCTGCTGCGTATCGTGGAAGAATTGCATCATTTGGAACAGCGGCTTGCCGATCTGCGTGAGCGAGGCGCCGGCGACCGCGAATACCAGGCGCTGCTCTCCGGTGAGACGATGTTGACCTGGCTTGAGGATGACATCCGGGTCTTGAAGAGATTTCTCGGCGAACGTTTTTTTGCCGCGGCGGAACTGCTTAGCGTGTCGAAGCAGGAACTCTTGGCGATCGAGAAACGGATCCTGCAGAATATGAGCAAGTTTGATTGCCAGTGGCTGTTGCCGCTCATCCGCAAACTGCGTTACAAACCGTTTCGCGATTTGCTGGCCTCCTATCCGGAATATGTGGCTACGATGGCGGAGCGTCTCGGCAGACCGGTTGCCCCGATGCTGATTGAAGGCGGCGATAACCTGGTTAATCCGCAGTATTACCGTGCTTTTAGCAATACCCTGGTGCATGTGATCAAAAATGCGCTGGAACATGGCCTGGAAGAGCCGCTCGAACGCGCGAAAAGCGGCAAAGGAGAAGCGGGTGCGATTCAGTGCCGGATCAAAGTAAGAGACGGTTTCTTGCTCGTAGCTGTCAGTGATGACGGCCGGGGTCTTGATCTGGAACGAATCAAAGAGCGCGCGCTGCAGACGGGAATGTACGATGCGACAGCGTTGGCGTCGCTCGACGAACAGGCTTTGACGCAGCTGATCTTTCGCGACGATTTTAGCACGCGCCAGGTCGTTACGAGTCTGTCGGGGCGCGGCATCGGTCTGGCGGCGGTCAAGAAAGAAGTTGACAAGCTGGGTGGCCGCATCGAGGTTATGACAAAATGGGGCAGCGGCACGACCTTTCAGTTTTTCCTGCCGTTGGATCGGCAAGATGCGCCGCCGCAGATCTCCTGGGATGCGGTGATGCGGCCGCTGGCAGAAGCGGCGCGTGACTTTTGGCGCGGACATGTCTGCCTGGAACAGGTTTATGCGGAAAACTTTAGTCTGACGCAAGGCGGTCTGCAGCTGGAGGAAATGTCGGCATTCATTGCGGTAAAAGGGGTTTTACAGGGCACGTTCATTCTCAGCGCGAACCGCTTGTTCCTGCAATCGTTGTCCGGCGGCTTGCAACCAGAGGTGTTGGCTGGCTTGGCGGAAAACGAAACGTGGGAAGGCCTGGTCGCGGAAAGCGCCAATGTGATCCTGGGCAATTCGCTGGCGCTCTTTCCGGCTAACCTGAAAAGCATCTTGATTGATACGCCGGTGACGATCACGCAGCTGAGAGGCGGCTGGCTGAATTATCCGCACCGGGAAATCTGGTCGTACCGGATCTCCAGCGAAGAAAAATTGCTGACGATTCATTTCGTCTCGCTGGAAAGCAATCCAATCGATTTGGCATGA
- a CDS encoding serine protease produces the protein MLKRIILCLMIVLIASSTPCFALKRVVPETTKDEIVTKYLKNQNLDSVEGIWSFTVNGLYGEVAIIKNPSKEFYKDWNYTGVLVNGNSFGKNGEAKIVINKTAVTGVYTGAYVVQSMVGWGSQNLEAVNFVTSQANIMQANVPYLGTVHFIRIDNFNTTGGGSIGGNSTGTGFFVTPTTIVTNYHVIADAKKIEITFQNEYTLTAKVVGKDAANDVAVLSVEGLESKVVPLALGYTNKIKEGEKVYTIGFPLSNDLGTRHKITDGLVSCLTGLKDDPTVFQISIPIQPGNSGGPLLLSDGRVIGITSAGLNSVYYLRKMGTVPQNVNFAVKADYILPVLNVAGVNLPTSNIEEKELNAVAIMDSAKLAVVYVKAYRE, from the coding sequence ATGCTTAAGCGGATCATACTGTGTTTGATGATTGTTCTAATTGCAAGTTCAACACCTTGTTTTGCGTTAAAGAGAGTTGTTCCAGAAACGACAAAAGATGAAATCGTTACTAAGTATTTGAAGAATCAAAATCTGGATTCGGTTGAAGGGATATGGTCTTTTACCGTTAATGGACTTTATGGCGAAGTTGCAATTATTAAAAATCCTTCGAAAGAGTTTTATAAAGACTGGAATTATACAGGAGTTTTGGTCAATGGAAATAGTTTTGGTAAAAATGGTGAAGCGAAGATTGTAATAAATAAGACTGCAGTTACAGGAGTATATACGGGGGCCTATGTAGTTCAATCCATGGTCGGGTGGGGAAGTCAGAACCTCGAAGCAGTTAATTTTGTGACAAGTCAGGCAAACATAATGCAAGCCAATGTGCCATATCTTGGAACGGTTCACTTTATCCGAATTGATAACTTTAACACAACAGGAGGCGGAAGTATTGGCGGAAACTCAACGGGAACCGGATTTTTTGTTACGCCAACTACGATAGTGACGAATTATCATGTAATAGCTGATGCGAAAAAAATCGAGATTACCTTTCAGAATGAGTATACATTGACGGCAAAAGTAGTGGGAAAAGATGCGGCAAATGATGTTGCCGTTTTATCGGTAGAAGGTCTTGAAAGCAAAGTCGTACCCTTGGCGTTAGGATATACCAATAAAATTAAAGAAGGCGAAAAGGTTTATACCATTGGATTTCCATTATCAAATGATTTAGGAACCAGGCATAAAATTACGGATGGACTAGTAAGTTGTTTGACTGGCTTAAAAGATGATCCCACAGTGTTTCAGATCAGTATTCCAATTCAGCCAGGAAACAGTGGCGGCCCATTACTCTTATCTGATGGGAGGGTCATAGGAATTACAAGTGCAGGATTAAATAGTGTTTATTATTTAAGGAAAATGGGGACTGTGCCGCAAAATGTAAATTTTGCCGTAAAAGCCGATTACATTTTGCCGGTATTAAATGTTGCAGGTGTAAATTTGCCGACTTCTAATATTGAAGAAAAAGAATTAAACGCAGTAGCAATTATGGATAGTGCTAAATTAGCCGTTGTATATGTTAAAGCCTATAGAGAATAA
- a CDS encoding GNAT family protein, with product MELRVMTVEWAEELVCLLRENKDRFCPVEPLRPEEYYTAEFHRLWLEKNGENTSEIAFGLFEAGRLSGQIKLSVIQRGASQSAAMGYWVDRASEGRGCCSWMVSETLRYARDKLGLHRVWASVLPENKASQRVLEKNGFSRFGLSRDHLCIAGQWRDHLLYEIILPDLT from the coding sequence ATGGAACTGCGAGTCATGACAGTGGAGTGGGCGGAAGAGTTGGTGTGCTTGCTGCGTGAGAACAAGGATCGTTTTTGTCCGGTGGAGCCGTTGAGGCCGGAGGAATATTATACGGCGGAATTTCATCGGCTCTGGCTGGAGAAAAACGGCGAGAATACAAGCGAAATTGCTTTTGGTCTGTTTGAAGCGGGTCGTTTAAGCGGACAAATCAAACTGAGCGTCATCCAGCGCGGCGCGTCTCAGTCGGCCGCGATGGGCTATTGGGTGGATCGGGCATCAGAGGGACGCGGCTGTTGCAGCTGGATGGTGAGCGAGACGCTGCGTTATGCACGCGATAAGCTCGGATTGCACCGGGTTTGGGCCAGTGTGCTGCCGGAAAACAAGGCGTCGCAGCGGGTTTTGGAGAAGAACGGCTTTAGCCGCTTCGGCCTGTCGCGCGATCATTTGTGCATTGCCGGGCAGTGGCGGGATCATCTTTTGTATGAAATTATTTTACCGGACCTGACGTAG
- a CDS encoding ammonium transporter codes for MKKLTVLTLLFLVLFSFASVAGAEEVVSDAADAAAPVVAAKIDSGDTAFVLFSAALVMLMTPALALFYGGMVRTKNVLSTLMQSFFSLGLISVQWVLIGYSLSFGPDVNHLIGNLSWFGLAGVGQDANPDYAATIPHLAFMIFQAMFAVITPALISGSLAERMRFPAFAVFVLLWSTLVYDPVAHWVWGTGGWLRDMGILDFAGGTVVHILSGVSGLVVALYLGKRKGYGSEVMLPHHLPMTVLGASLLWFGWFGFNAGSALGANGLAANAFIVTHIAAAAATVSWVVSEWLQHGKPTILGAASGCVAGLVAITPAAGYVSPLSAIALGALGGIICYAFVSIIKQRFGYDDSLDAFGVHGIGGTWGAIATGIFASKDINAAGADGLLFGNPDQLLTQLIGVGVSWAFAAVATLVILKAISLVMQLRVDPSDEAEGLDIVEHGERGYAYQDLSIGSQIALPFSSLESSPAVATADLKLGYK; via the coding sequence ATGAAGAAACTTACCGTTTTAACGCTCCTCTTCCTGGTTCTTTTCTCTTTCGCCTCCGTCGCAGGCGCCGAAGAAGTCGTATCCGACGCGGCCGATGCCGCTGCACCGGTTGTCGCAGCCAAAATTGACAGCGGCGACACCGCTTTCGTTTTATTCAGCGCTGCACTAGTCATGCTGATGACGCCCGCTTTGGCTCTCTTTTATGGCGGCATGGTCCGCACCAAAAACGTTCTCAGCACTCTGATGCAAAGTTTTTTTAGCCTGGGTCTTATTTCCGTACAATGGGTATTAATCGGCTACAGTCTTTCCTTCGGGCCTGACGTCAATCACTTAATCGGCAACCTCAGCTGGTTCGGTCTGGCCGGCGTCGGACAGGACGCCAATCCTGATTACGCGGCCACGATCCCGCATCTGGCCTTTATGATTTTCCAAGCGATGTTTGCCGTAATCACACCCGCATTGATCAGCGGTTCTTTGGCCGAACGGATGCGCTTTCCGGCCTTTGCGGTTTTCGTCCTGCTTTGGTCAACCTTGGTTTACGACCCTGTAGCACATTGGGTCTGGGGTACCGGCGGCTGGCTGCGCGACATGGGCATCCTTGATTTTGCCGGCGGCACCGTTGTCCACATTTTATCCGGCGTTTCCGGTTTAGTGGTCGCACTCTATCTCGGCAAACGCAAAGGCTACGGCAGCGAAGTCATGTTGCCGCATCACTTGCCGATGACGGTTCTCGGCGCATCGCTGCTCTGGTTCGGCTGGTTCGGCTTTAACGCCGGCAGCGCGCTCGGCGCTAACGGTCTGGCTGCCAACGCCTTCATCGTCACGCACATTGCAGCCGCAGCCGCTACCGTTTCCTGGGTCGTCAGCGAATGGCTGCAACATGGCAAACCGACTATCCTCGGCGCAGCCAGCGGCTGTGTGGCCGGTCTTGTCGCGATCACTCCGGCAGCCGGTTATGTGAGTCCTTTATCCGCAATTGCTCTGGGCGCATTGGGCGGCATCATCTGCTACGCATTCGTCAGCATCATCAAACAACGTTTCGGTTATGACGATTCCTTAGATGCATTCGGCGTTCACGGCATCGGCGGAACCTGGGGCGCTATCGCCACCGGCATCTTCGCCTCGAAGGACATCAACGCGGCCGGAGCAGACGGTCTGCTCTTCGGCAATCCCGATCAACTTCTTACGCAACTGATCGGCGTCGGCGTCAGCTGGGCTTTTGCCGCAGTTGCAACTTTGGTCATCTTAAAAGCAATCAGCCTGGTCATGCAATTGCGCGTCGATCCGTCTGACGAAGCCGAAGGTCTTGACATCGTCGAACACGGTGAACGCGGTTATGCCTATCAGGATCTCAGCATCGGTTCGCAAATCGCTTTGCCGTTTTCCTCGCTTGAATCTTCACCTGCCGTCGCCACCGCCGACTTAAAGCTCGGCTACAAATAG
- a CDS encoding bacteriohemerythrin yields MALLCWDESYSVRIKELDRQHRKIVEGINRLHDSLKLGGGKEETVLLLTELRTHMQEHFQTEEGYLKANDYADFSDHCEQHQFFLHRLNELEERLKKRRSVKSALTLVQQLNQQQVEHVREHDQSYTKRLVEKGVL; encoded by the coding sequence ATGGCTTTATTGTGCTGGGATGAATCGTACAGCGTCCGGATAAAAGAATTGGACCGGCAGCACCGAAAAATCGTCGAAGGCATCAACCGCTTGCATGACAGCCTGAAATTGGGCGGCGGCAAAGAAGAGACCGTGCTGCTCCTTACGGAGCTGCGCACGCATATGCAGGAACATTTTCAAACGGAGGAAGGCTATCTAAAGGCTAACGATTACGCGGATTTTTCCGATCACTGTGAACAGCATCAGTTTTTTTTACACAGGCTGAATGAACTGGAAGAGCGCTTGAAGAAGAGGCGCAGTGTGAAGAGCGCATTGACGCTGGTACAACAGCTCAATCAACAGCAGGTCGAACATGTTCGCGAACATGACCAAAGTTACACGAAACGCCTTGTTGAGAAGGGAGTCTTATGA